Within Rhodothermales bacterium, the genomic segment TCGAATAGCCATGGCTCTGTCGTTACGTCTACCGCGCGTTACACGTTCTCAAAGAAATCGATTGGCGAGCTGCCCGGCTGCAGCGTCACGATCGCCCGTTTGTAGGATGCCGTGCTGCCCGAGACAAGGCCGCGCTTCGTAAACTGCCGGCGGCGTTTGCCCCGCACGTTCAGCGTCCGCACTTCCTTGATCTGCACGCCCGGGTAGCGCGATTCAATCGCTTTGCGAATTTCAATCTTGTTTGCGCCCGAATCGACCACGAAGGCATAATGACTAGCCTCCATGAGATGCGACATCTTCTCCGTCACAAAGGGCCGCAACAATATCTGTTTGTTCATGATCGCTCCTTTTACACGTATGCGTCTTCAAGACCTCAAGCGGTCGGTTCGGAAGGGGGTTGTGCACCCTTTTTGCTCGATGCTTTGCGCGCCGCTGCCGCCACGGGAGGAGCC encodes:
- the rplW gene encoding 50S ribosomal protein L23; its protein translation is MNKQILLRPFVTEKMSHLMEASHYAFVVDSGANKIEIRKAIESRYPGVQIKEVRTLNVRGKRRRQFTKRGLVSGSTASYKRAIVTLQPGSSPIDFFENV